Sequence from the Ziziphus jujuba cultivar Dongzao chromosome 9, ASM3175591v1 genome:
AATTTGCCACGTCAGAAAACAACGTCAGTTCGGCCTCTTACAAGCTATGATGTATTTCAGCAAATCACCTGATGCCACGTTGCATTACGTACAAATGATTATTGGACAGGATCCACAAACGAAACGGTAAAGCCCACAGAATGCTTGGTTGGACTTCACACTTCGGAATGGATAAGGAGCTGGAAGGgcctttaaattaattttccagtcaagaatttatttaaaaaaaaaaaaaaaccatagctCCATTGCCCAATACGACATTTTGTGATTTGACATTGTGAATGAGTGAACCTACGTCCGTCAGAAGGAGAAAATTGTTGTAGGCCATTGCTGGATCAGGTCAGGCTGATCAGCTAGTCACAAATCGAAAAACAGGAGAAACTAGAAAAATGAAGAGGTTTGATGAGATCTGTGTGGTGGGTTTTGCAGGGTTGACCACCTTATTATTAATAACATCACCGGTTGCAGCAGACGATGTTGTGGTTCTAACCGAGGATAACTTCGAGAATGAGGTTGGCCAAGATAGAGGAGCGCTCGTAGAGTTCTATGCTCCCTGGTATCATCTCTCACTTGTTTCTTTTCTGCATTCAtactttcttatatatatattatatatacatcatTGTTCCTAACTTTAAAAGGCTTTTGTTTTACACGTTAAAGTCCCTGAGATCTATTTGCTtcgtttgggcctattttaattttatttactgtACCATTGCTTTGCGAATATTTTTGTACGtgttttttgtgaattttgataAGTGTTCCAAAGTTCATTGTTCGAGATCACTCTGTTTCCCTAACAGGTGTGGGCACTGTAAGAAGCTTGCTCCAGAGTATGAGAAGCTGGGGTCGAGCTTTAAGAAGTCAAAGTCCGTTTTGGTTGGAAAGGTTAGCTCCGTATGAATGTTTTCAATGTTCAtggtaaataaaacaaattatttccatTTTGGTGGAGTTTCTTCCTGCTGGGTTAAATCCCTTGCAATAAATAAGGCATGGATAAAAACCTGTCTGctgttgttttttttcctttttgcttaTGATAATTTGTTAGAGCTCAtgtatgactttttttttcatGGCTTGTGGAGTAGGTAGATTGTGATGAGCATAAGAGCTTGTGCAGCAAATATGGAGTTTCTGGATACCCAACAATCCAATGGTTTCCTAAAGGATCATTGGAACCCAAAAAGTATGCATAATTCAACATTTTAAAACATagttaacaaaaaaattcagtttgtgCGGCTatagaaattcaaattttaacacATTAATATGTTGTTCCGATCTgccattttaaaatgttatgaTTGAGTCGAAATTGGTTGCTTGGTTTTTATAGGTATGAGGGACCTCGTACTGCCGAATCCCTAGCTGAGTTTGTAAATACTGAAGgaggtaattatttttaatcttttgaaaaaatttaactTATCCAGTGGAATGTACTTTTTGCATGAGATTTCTTGCACAAATGCTCTTCCTACTAGTTAGATTAGtttttaattcattatttttaagtaaaaattgttttctttttactgtctcaaaaatttttttttgtttgtgtaaATTATCCCCATCTCGTTGTATATAAGATATTATCATGTGTAGTAGTATGAAACTGCTTGTTATGTCACCTTTGGGgttctcatttatttttatgaatatatttctACAGGGACCAATGTGAAAGTAGCTACAGTTCCATCCAATGTAGTGCAGCTACACGGTGACAATTTTAATGAAGTTGTCTTGGATGAAACCAAAGATGTTCTAGTTGAGTTTTATGCACCATGGTACTCACgcatgtcctttttttttttttccttttcatcctttttttttttttttttttttgacgtttatttttatcaataggcaagattttgagatttgagaaTTTGATGCATAGCAAATTATCTATCTTGTAGGTCGTTTCTATCTTACTTTCATTTCATACTTTCTTAAAACTTCGTTAATGAATAGTATTTATGGATTCTGTTTCTTCCAGGTGTGGCCATTGCAAAAACCTTGCTCCTGTAAGTTGTCACCTCCTCTTATTATATAACTTGTTGGGGTACTTTTACTTGTGTTGAcatgcaaatttttattttccatgcaGACATATGAAAAAGTAGCTACCGCATTTAAATCACAGGAGGATGTAGTGATTGCTAATTTAGATGCTGATAAATACAGGGATCTAGCTGAAGGGTAAGTGTGAATTCATATTCTATCTCCTTAAAGAGTATGttccaaatttcaattttaggaACACATGTGGATCTTTTTTATATGTGGTGTATGCAGATATGATTTAAGTGGGTTTCCAACATTAAAATTCTTCCCGAAAAACAACAAAGCTGGTGAAGAGTATGAAGGTGGTAGGGATTTAGAAGACTTTGTGAACTTCATCAATGAAAAGTGTGGCACCAATCGTGACGGAAAAGGACAGCTTACATCAGAAGTTAGTAACttgaattgaaaaataacagttattctatttgtattttataataataaattttctattaaatagGCTGGTATTGTTGCAAGTTTGGATTCCTTGGTGAAGGAGTTCGTTGCTGCCAGTGATGATAACAAGAAGGTTGTCTTTCCTCGGAtagaagaagaagttgaaaagCTAGAGGGTTCGACTTCAAGGTACTTCGCGGGCATTGACTGTTTAAATGTCATAATTAGTGGCTTTCTTCAATGTGACATTCCTGAGAAGAATTTGTTATTACCATAT
This genomic interval carries:
- the LOC125424148 gene encoding probable protein disulfide-isomerase A6, translated to MKRFDEICVVGFAGLTTLLLITSPVAADDVVVLTEDNFENEVGQDRGALVEFYAPWCGHCKKLAPEYEKLGSSFKKSKSVLVGKVDCDEHKSLCSKYGVSGYPTIQWFPKGSLEPKKYEGPRTAESLAEFVNTEGGTNVKVATVPSNVVQLHGDNFNEVVLDETKDVLVEFYAPWCGHCKNLAPTYEKVATAFKSQEDVVIANLDADKYRDLAEGYDLSGFPTLKFFPKNNKAGEEYEGGRDLEDFVNFINEKCGTNRDGKGQLTSEAGIVASLDSLVKEFVAASDDNKKVVFPRIEEEVEKLEGSTSSYGKVYLKAAKNCMEKGPHYAKNEIDRLQRMLDKAISPAKADEFTLKKNILTLFA